The sequence CTGAGCTCCTCCTCCAGGGTGGACACCTCGCTGCAACACAGAGAgggtgatgatgtcacagaggcCCCGCCCACACATGAGGTCACACATGAAGTTTGTTAGAGTGACATTAGGACCTGATGTAATTATTCTTGGACTTTATCCTGTATGCTCTAAATaaatttggtgctttttttttaacaaacgtCGCAGTTCCATCAAACTTTCTTGTGGTACACGTTTCTCTGAAACGTCGGTCTTTTCCTGTTAGCAGCACAGTTATTGAGCTCACAGATCAGAGCCAGTTCAGCACTGCAGGGAAAGAAAGCTCCATCAGTCAGCTGGCAGACCACAATTCAGATCAGTGTTATTTAttcacacctctgatgaagtctcacatgtatcagtgctgataaatgatcagaattataatatttctgactgtttgaggcaaAATTGAATCGagtcgaatggattatagaaatcagtgatgatactcaGCCCTCGTGAGCAGCCCAGGCCCGACAGAAGTGCCAAAGAGTGTCAAAGCACTTTAggcacaaacactttttcagtCACAAGTGTTTCTTGTAGAACTGAGTtccaaataaagaactttgtgttgacaagattgttagttgatcatttacaaatcaaCAGCAAAAAAAGTACACATGTAAAACTGTGGTGTTCAGCGATGCGGGTGAAAAATTTGGGTGCGCCGACCTTTTTTGGCACTGCGCACCAGTGCAACCgcggcaaaaagttagtctagagcctgcgctaacatttcatctccatcacagacaaacagaaacgAGGAGCCGACCTCTGCCCCGGCACCGCGCAGAACTCTGTGTAGTACTTGATCTTCGGTTCGGTGCCGCTTGTCCTCAGCGTGGCCACGATGCCGTTCTGCAGCGTGAAggtgatcatgtgactgctcCTGGACACAGGAAGAACCTGTACGGGAGAACACACCTGAACACACCTGAACTGAACAGGAGGAACTCGAGGAAGAACAAAACGGCATCTCACAGATCTGAGGTCTGGCTGACTGCTGTCGTATCCCGTGGTAACGTCTCTGACATGAACGATCTGGACGCCGCCGCACGTCTTCGGGTACGAGCCGCTGCCGTCAAAGTTTCTGATGCGGCTGAAGATCCTCTGGATGGTGGGAGGGTCGTTACAGACGACGTAGGAGGTTTTAGACACGTGATACCCGTACCTACAGACAGGAAGTCACACTGAGGATGACTGTCAAAATAAGAGCAGAGCACATTTTTCTGTCCAATGTAGTTTTAGTAGAAGTTTTGTCGAGATGTTTTTCAAAggattacagtggtccctcgctataacgcggttcacctatCATGGGCTCgctgttgcagattttttttttctttttgcaattttgctttctttgttttgctttttacagcacattgtgttctgcatcctgattggctgtacacttcctgttaaatccagaattcaaaatcctgctcctcacatacaaggtcttaaataatcaggccccatcttatcttaatgaccttgtagtaccatatcacccgatgcattgagtttttcctttccagtcacctttctcactcactatgtgttaacagacctctctgcattgaatcatatctgttattaacctctgtctctcttccacagcatgtctttatcctgtcttccttctctcaccccaaccaatcacagcagatggccccgcccctccctgagcctggttctgctggaggtttcttcctgttaaaagggagtttttccttcccactgtcgccaaagtgctgctcatagggggtcatatgattgttgggtttttctctgtatgtgttattgtagggtcgacagtacagtataaagcgccttgaggcgactgttgttgtgatttggcgctgtgtaaataaaatagaattgaattgaTTTGGTGTGTGAGGACCAAACTGTGCATGGGCATTAAGGGACACACAATAAAGTCCAGCATAGAATCTTTTTCACTTGAAGCGGGTCAGTAAACGTCACACAGCTCGACATTAAATGACAAGTTGTGATCGTGATGTTAGAGCGGTGCCCTGAAGTCTTACGTCTGGTAGATGTTGTGCAGCTGTTGGCTCAGACTTAGGTGCTTGTTGTGAAGGTAAGCGGCCATTTCAGCCACGACCGCCGCCGAGCTCACGCCGTCCTTATCCAGGACTGTGTCCCCACAGAGGAACCCTGAAGAGATGAAGGGACACCTGACAGTTTCCCTTCCAATAATCCTTTAAACACAGAATGAATTCAGTTCTCCAATAACCATCAAAGGGCCTTTATACTGTAGAGGACGGTGCAACAACACAGGTAGCTGCTCTGTGCTGGTGCAGGGCACTGAAGATGATCACAGTGGGTGTATTATCCTTGAACTGTGATGAAGTctactccccactgctgtgtaatcagatactttaaatttaaatcagacaggagagggtttccAGGAAACACCGCTAACTGTTCAGTTTCTACGCCAAACGTCACAGCGAACTTAGTTACCGATGGACTCCTCGAAGGAGAAGATGactctgcttcctgtttggGACAGCTCGTGGATTCTATTCCCGACCCATTTAAAGCCTGGCAGAGTTTCCTGTTGAACACAGAGTAACCATCATCGTCTGACTTCCACACACTGGTGTGCTCACTAATGCCTGAGCGTCTGACCTCAAAGTGGAACCCCTCGATGCGAGCGAAGGCCTGCAGGATCTTCGAGGACACCGTGGTCGCCAACATGTAAATGCTCCGAGCGTCTGCTGGTTCAGAGTGGTTCTCCTTCCACGTGAAGAACATCCACCAGCCCAGCAGGGCTGCCAGCTCGTTACCTGTGAACACCTTCCAGCCACACCTGAAACACAGGGCGATACAGGTGAACCTGCAGCGCTGCCAAATACTTTCAGCTCTGAAGTGCCTTTGAGCAAACATACCCGTCAGACTTCTCTGCTACAGCCAGCCGGTCAGCATCAGGATCTGTCGCCAGGACGACGCGGGCGTTTTCCTGCTCTGCCAGAAGGAGAGAAAGTTCCTGGAAAACAAGACATCGGATAAGCGAACGACAGGATTCGGTCATTTGTGAGCAAACGAGACGGGAACCCGACCCACCAGCACGGACTCTCCCTCCTCGGGGTTGGGACAGCGCACCGAGGAGAAGTTGGGGTCGGGGTCTTTCTGCTCCGGGACGGCGATCGGTGGAGGGAAGCCGAACACCCGGAAGGCCTGCTGCACGAAGGCGTGGCCGACGCCGTGGAAGGAGGAGTGGACGAACTTCAGCGGGGAGCTGCTGTTCAGGTCCCTGAGACGCATCAGGAAACATGCTCTAACGTTGGTGCTCGGGGTCATtttaaaggtcaaagttcaaCATTTTCTGACGTCCTTATACGTTCACATCCTGGCAGAACATCAGGGGAACGTGTCACTCTTACCGCAGGTTCACTAACGTTTCTTTTAACGACACAAACAATCACGccgtgaaacaaaaaaagatcagGTCAGACCACctcactgtgacatcaccacaTCCAAGCCAACAACGCCAACGATAGCGTCACTGATTTGTCACTTAAACCTGAGAAAGAAATGATTATTTCCGCTGTAAACGCTCAGCAGTTAGAAATAATGATCATCTGTGTTCAGCAGTGCAAACAGCAGGTGGTCTCATGAAACACGCTGCAGTCCTCCACGAAACACCTGAACTCATCACGCTGAGACCTCAGCCCGCGGTCACAAACATCGTCCTCAATCACTGCTGGCAAACAGCTTCTGACATCAGCAGAACAACACAGGCTGTGGAAATGAGGAAACTATAAATGACTGTTCACACCAGCAggcatctactaatcagaaggttggagGTACAATCCCTGCTGCCCAAACGCCCTTAGGCAACACACTAACCCCCAGGTTTCTCTGTGATGCTATAAATCAGAGTATGAATGAGTTGGACAGAAATCACTGAGGCATCGAAAACGTGCTGTAGAAGAACCATCAGCGTCCCTGTGGAGGACACCGAGAGGAGGAACAGGTGGGCTTACCTGTGGAAGCAGAGGGAGGCGAGCTCATCCATGTAGCAGCTGTTGATCTGGGTCAGGGGGTCGGTCCTCAGGGAGCAGCGATCCACCAGCCCTACGTCCCAGCAGGAGGCGCTCCAGGGCTCCAGCTGCTCCTCTATACATCGCAGGATCTCTTTGTCGTGAGGCGAGGTGATCTGGGCGCCGTTACACCAGTACACCTGCAGGGGGACACACGCACCCAGCTCCTAACTTTTACTTCCCATTTGAGGCACGGCTGCGAACGTGCCCTTACTGACCTTGTATCCGTTGTCTTCTTTGGGATTGTGTGACGCTGTGATCATCACTCCAGCTGCAGCCCCCAGCTTCTTCACAGCGTAAGGCTGCCAAAGGAGAACAGAGCGCGCTCAGTGTGAAACTCCTTCATCCTTCGGCGAACGTTCGGTTTTAATAAGTGTTTAAATATCTGTGTCTGTGACACCGTCAGCTATCAGGCTGCCGCTGGCGCCGATGTGAGGTCGGCTCATTCATTACAGCCCGGAAAATGTGACGGCACGAACATTAGTGAGGTCACAGCGAGCAGCCGGCTGCATGCAGGAAGTGATGCGTTAGTGTTTCCTCACCACGTACGGCGTGGGGatgaaggaggagaagagatGCACGGGGACGTCTCTgctcagcagcacagcagccGTCAGCTTCGCCagcctgagacacacacacacacacacacacacacacagacacacacacagacacacacacagacacacacacacagacacacacacacacacacacacagacacacacacagacacacacacagacacacacacacacacacacacacacacacacacacacacacacacacacacagacacacacagacagacacacacacacacacacacacacacagacacagacacacacagacacagacacacagacacacacacacacagacacagacacacacacacacagacacacacacacacacacacagacacacacacagacacagacacagacacagacacacacacacagacacagacacagacacacacacacacacacacacacacacacagacacacagacacacacacacacagacacacacagacacagacacacacacacacacacagacacagacacacacagacacacacacagacacacacacagacacagacacagacacacacacacagacacacacacagacacagacacacacacacacacacacagacacagacacagacacacagacacacagacacagacacagacacacacacacacacagacacagacacagacacacagacacacagacacagacacagacacacacacacacacacacacacacacacacagacacagacacagacacacacacagacacagacacagacacacacacacagacacagacacacacacacacacaggttcaaAGTGAACTCTGCTTCATAAACTCAGATGTTTGTCCATAAAAAAAACCACTAAATCCTGATTCTTtaacatttttacagtttttaaaatcaggAAATTATGTCAGAAAAtatccaaagaaaacaaaacattaaaaacatttataaatatgtgatgtccacatatgtggacgcaggtcctaggaggttaatcaggtcccaatcagagaaattaaaaatgctgctgtggcaGAGTTCAGGTCTCAGCaggttaagtaaataatgacgaatttgaaagaaaaatgccTGAAAGATGGCACAGTGGTGATGGTCATCTGTGTGTCGAGGGACATTCTTGGACTGGTGGGACTGGGTCATCAgcgcatgtgtgtctgtgtgtgagacagtgtgtgtgcgagacagtgtgtgtgagacagtgtgtgtgagacagtgtgtgtgcgacagtgtgtgtgtgtgtgtgtgtgcgacagtgtgtgtgtgacagtgtgtgtgtgcgacagtgtgtgtgtgtgtgtgcgacagTGTGTGtgcgacagtgtgtgtgtgcgacagtgtgtgtgtgtgtgtgtgtgtgtgcgacagTGTGTGTGCGACAGTGTGTGTGCGACAGTGTGTGTGCGACTGTGTGCGACAGTGTGTGtgcgacagtgtgtgtgtgtgtgcgacagTGTGTGtgcgacagtgtgtgtgtgtgtgtgtgtgtgcgacagtgtgtgtgtgtgtgtgtgtgtgcgacagtgtgtgtgtgtgtgtgtgcgacagTGTGTGtgcgacagtgtgtgtgtgtgtgtgcgacagTGTGTGtgcgacagtgtgtgtgtgtgtgtgtgcgacagtgtgtgtgtctgtgtgtgtgtctgtgtgtgtgtgtctgtgtctgtgtgtgtctgtgtgtgtgtgtgtctgtgtctgtgtgtgtctgtgtgtgtgtgtgtctgtgtctgtgtctgtgtgtgtgtgtgtgtgtgcgacagtgtgtgtgtgtgtgtctgtgtctgtgtgtgtgtgtgtgtgtctgtgtgtgtctgtgtctgtgtctgtgtgtgtgtgtgtgtgtctgtgtctgtgtctgtgtctgtgtgtgtgtgtgtgtgtgtgtgccacctGTGGCTGCTGCAGCCGCTCTCCTCCTGTCCTCTGGTGTCGAAGCCCACCACGACGCCTCTGCTGCTGAAGTCTGCAAAATACCTGCACAGGTAGGAGTAGAGGCCCTgcaaaggaaacaggaagtggctcGGGTCAGACATCGGCCCACCTGAGCCGGCCAtgtttcctccctctctctcacctgCGTGGACTGGATGACGGTGAGGTCATTGATCCGGCTGAATCCCGCTCCCATCGGCGCTCTAAGACCGGCAGTGCCGAAACTCATCCTGCTGCAGAGTCTCCGCCTCAGGTCATCGACACGTCCCGCCCCCACCAGAGACTCCACCTGAGCCCGGGTCCACTGGTTCTGCAGCACAGCATGGAAAACCATCACACCTCTGACCACACCTGCATAGGTAAAACCACACCCTCAACTCacagcagctctcacacacacacacttatcacTGAAGCTGATTCAGGGGCAGACGTCTCGTCCCCGTGGGGAGGACATGGATATCTGGGGATGACCTTCAAACTAAACTGCACGGCCGTCATAAACACCTGTGGAAGTCCGGGTGAATACGGTCACATCACCTGGCTCAGGTGAGCCGCCCAAGCGTCTTCAGCGTTCCAGCCCTTCTTCATAAACACACTTGTCCAAAGCCTCCGCCTGCTCGGCCTCACCTCACAGACTGA comes from Astatotilapia calliptera chromosome 14, fAstCal1.2, whole genome shotgun sequence and encodes:
- the pgm2l1 gene encoding glucose 1,6-bisphosphate synthase, encoding MEDDNGLDGDLNANVRCQRTGDPKLDKAVQHWLAWDRNQWTRAQVESLVGAGRVDDLRRRLCSRMSFGTAGLRAPMGAGFSRINDLTVIQSTQGLYSYLCRYFADFSSRGVVVGFDTRGQEESGCSSHRLAKLTAAVLLSRDVPVHLFSSFIPTPYVPYAVKKLGAAAGVMITASHNPKEDNGYKVYWCNGAQITSPHDKEILRCIEEQLEPWSASCWDVGLVDRCSLRTDPLTQINSCYMDELASLCFHRDLNSSSPLKFVHSSFHGVGHAFVQQAFRVFGFPPPIAVPEQKDPDPNFSSVRCPNPEEGESVLELSLLLAEQENARVVLATDPDADRLAVAEKSDGCGWKVFTGNELAALLGWWMFFTWKENHSEPADARSIYMLATTVSSKILQAFARIEGFHFEETLPGFKWVGNRIHELSQTGSRVIFSFEESIGFLCGDTVLDKDGVSSAAVVAEMAAYLHNKHLSLSQQLHNIYQTYGYHVSKTSYVVCNDPPTIQRIFSRIRNFDGSGSYPKTCGGVQIVHVRDVTTGYDSSQPDLRSVLPVSRSSHMITFTLQNGIVATLRTSGTEPKIKYYTEFCAVPGQSEVSTLEEELRKVTAALVDEFLEPEKNNLIRRLV